From the Neoarius graeffei isolate fNeoGra1 chromosome 1, fNeoGra1.pri, whole genome shotgun sequence genome, one window contains:
- the LOC132882080 gene encoding uncharacterized protein LOC132882080: MVCYWTTHNVRLHVVKCRAPNTTWAKHPVKKTWYETDSYAKAEQKCLQLMESSSVETEDDVNTFAIRQCKCPRRFVSESSDDDSAPVVAATKKQPKTRTVAGSPVCQQDPMPLPPQWSTPAGTGASPHHPSPSPVDPVQASSRALHPIQSTRHLQESLETSFDSVQASSRALHDGQGVSAIAAMFERITEAHMSRLMRRLEARFDKIESLVETNAPTHTPQLQQDDVVLAKPCSMVMEPLELDRSLEQPDKRNKMQHFLETVRGAGLGAAIHRMLRRAANNEVLAQYSLRGRRAKMSFDDLILCKIIKAACVKKFPGHTEAEVEECLGQTLKFAPHRRSAGQQQRMDN, from the exons ATGGTCTGCTACTGGACGACACACAATGTGCGATTGCATGTTGTGAAGTGCCGAGCACCAAATACAACTTGGGCCAAACATCCCGTTAAGAAAACCTGGTACGAAACAG ATTCATACGCCAAAGCTGAACAGAAGTGTTTGCAATTGATGGAGTCCTCAAGTGTTGAGACAGAGGATGATGTGAACACTTTTGCAATAAGGCAGTGTAAGTGCCCAAGGAGGTTTGTCTCCGAATCTTCTGATG ATGATTCTGCTCCAGTGGTAGCAGCAACCAAGAAGCAACCCAAGACTCGGACTGTGGCTGGAAGCCCTGTGT GTCAGCAGGACCCAATGCCCTTACCACCACAAT GGTCAACACCAGCTGGGACTGGAGCCAGTCCTCACCACCCTAGCCCAAGTCCTGTTGACCCTGTTCAAG ccagcagccGGGCACTTCACCCAATTCAGTCAACCAGGCACCTCCAAGAATCACTGGAAACCTCTTTTGACTCTGTTCAAG ccagcagccGGGCACTTCATGACGGACAGGGTGTCTCGGCTATCGCAGCCATGtttgagagaa TCACAGAGGCCCACATGAGTCGCTTGATGCGGAGGCTCGAGGCTAGGTTTGACAAGATCGAGTCATTGGTGGAGACCAACGCCCCGACACACACGCCTCAACTCCAGCAAGATGATGTGGTGTTGGCTAAACCATGCAGCATGGTGATGGAGCCGCTGGAGTTGGATAGGAGTCTGGAACAACCAGACAAGAGGAACAAGAtg caaCATTTTCTTGAAACTGTCAGAGGGGCAGGTTTAGGGGCAGCCATTCACCGTATGCTACGCCGAGCGGCAAATAATGAGGTACTCGCCCAGTACAGCTTGCGGGGCAGACGGGCCAAAATGTCCTTTGATGACCTCATTCTGTGCAAGATTATAAAGG ctgcatgtgtcaAAAAATTTCCTGGCCATACGGAAGCTGAAGTGGAGGAATGCCTTGGGCAGACTCTAAAATTTGCACCACACAGACG atcagctggtCAGCAGCAACGGATGGACAATTGA